One part of the Hydra vulgaris chromosome 01, alternate assembly HydraT2T_AEP genome encodes these proteins:
- the LOC136074910 gene encoding uncharacterized protein LOC136074910, giving the protein MKVIYLITALEISFVVTSLKKKHCFFFRNQSLSNATSCGFFTLTEDETYGSSPESSEQYVTANNLQQNQEECFVVQDKAGVLDTQLKKICLPQSVVQCGRPKGATHTTIGLPKKHLCRSSDVPVPFIKLEPVKRHALMLSWFLKADDIQKAFSGTLINKSAVEKRPNCIPSSILDESALELLSSLQMYFSADAWKALDKVIKAKKNQHIWPCAVCLKSTSEENKTGNAIACNSCLLWSHKKCVGQKKNSFLKARYWFCCTCYGK; this is encoded by the exons ATGaaagtgatttatttaataactgcTTTAGAAATTTCCTTCGTGGTCACCAGTTTGAAAAAgaagcattgttttttttttcgaaaccaGTCTTTATCTAATGCTACATCATGTGGTTTCTTTACTTTAACAGAAGATGAAACATACGGTTCAAGTCCTGAGTCTTCAGAGCAATATGTTACTGCCAATAATTTGCAACAAAACCAAGAAGAATGTTTTGTTGTGCAGGACAAAGCAGGTGTTCTag ATACtcagttaaaaaagatttgctTGCCTCAAAGTGTTGTCCAATGTGGACGTCCTAAAGGTGCTACTCATACAACAATAGGTCTTCCTAAAAAACATCTTTGTCGATCTTCTGATGTGCCAGTTccttttataaaacttgaacCTGTTAAAAGACATGCtt TGATGCTTAGTTGGTTTTTAAAAGCTGACGACATACAAAAAGCTTTTTCTGGTACCCTTATCAATAAGAGTGCTGTAGAAAAAAGACCGAATTGTATTCCATCATCTATACTTGATGAAAGTGCATTAGAGTTGCTTTCTTCATTGCAAATGTACTTTAGCGCAGATGCATGGAAAGCACTTGATAAAGTAATCAaggctaaaaaaaatcaacatatcTGGCCATGCGCTGTTTGCCTGAAGAGCACAAGCGAAGAAAATAAAACTGGCAATGCAATAGCATGTAATTCATGCTTGTTGTGGTCACATAAAAAATGTGTAGGACAAAAAAAGAATTCCTTTCTAAAAGCAAGGTATTGGTTTTGTTGCACTTGTTATGgaaaataa